A section of the Tachysurus fulvidraco isolate hzauxx_2018 chromosome 7, HZAU_PFXX_2.0, whole genome shotgun sequence genome encodes:
- the irf1a gene encoding LOW QUALITY PROTEIN: interferon regulatory factor 1a (The sequence of the model RefSeq protein was modified relative to this genomic sequence to represent the inferred CDS: inserted 1 base in 1 codon; deleted 1 base in 1 codon) produces MKKKLCPAERFGSFFSCTKQPSVQEDKEGGQNYSSLSRRTXNSKMHQGRLRLRPWLEEQIKSGRYPGVIWLDETAQVFQIPWKHAARHGWNIDKDATLFRNWAIHTGRYKPGIDKPDPKTWKANFRCALNSLPDVQELRDKSIKKGHNAFRVYILLPNSKLPKKRKVSSLDMEDNKVGLPALLPHATLPPERFTEAFSRYKEEVKGAASEMFAKNCYSTLPSVKEERSAPYLCSSANISPTTHEDQANAMEYQEQSEAVLKIVDHLQNTDHWSTLNEHERGWRSANSWMEGFYEIMDCSSYPFQADWHNHNMTSQYVCDNLQDN; encoded by the exons ATGAAAAAGAAGCTATGCCCTGCTGAA CGTTTTGGCAGTTTTTTCTCCTGCACAAAGCAACCTTCTGTGCAAGAG GATAAAGAAGGAGGGCAAAATTACAGTAGTCTCTCGAGAAGGA AAAACTCAAAGATGCACCAGGGTCGCCTGCGTTTACGGCCATGGCTGGAAGAACAGATTAAGTCAGGGAGATATCCTGGAGTCATATGGCTAGATGAA ACTGCTCAGGTCTTCCAGATTCCTTGGAAACATGCCGCTCGACACGGCTGGAATATAGACAAGGACGCCACTTTGTTCAGAAACTGGGCCATCCATACAG GGAGATACAAACCTGGCATAGACAAACCAGATCCCAAGACTTGGAAAGCCAACTTCCGCTGTGCTCTCAACTCCTTGCCAGATGTCCAAGAGCTTAGAGACAAAAGCATCAAGAAAGGCCACAATGCTTTTAGAGTCTATATTCTACTTCCTAACAGCAAATTGCCAAAGAAGAGAAAAG TGTCCAGCTTAGACATGGAAGACAACAAAGTCGGTTTGCCCGCATTACTACCACACGCCACTCTACCTCCAGAAAGGTTTACAG AGGCTTTCAGCAGGTATAAGGAGGAAGTCAAAGGTGCTGCTTCTGAGATGTTTGCTAAAAACTGCTACTCTACATTACCGTCTGTGAAAGAAGAACGATCAGCTCCTTACCTCTGTTCCTCAGCTAATATCAGCCCAACCACACACG AAGACCAAGCAAATGCAATGGAATACCAGGAGCAGTCTGAAGCAGTTTTAAAG ATAGTAGATCACCTACAGAACACGGACCACTGGAGCACTTTGAACGAGCACGAAAGAGGCTGGAGATCAGCCAATTCTTGGATGGAAGGTTTTT atgaAATAATGGACTGTTCAAGCTATCCCTTCCAGGCAGACTGGCACAATCATAACATGACAAGTCAGTATGTCTGTGATAACCTGCAAGACAACTAA
- the LOC113660678 gene encoding zinc finger and BTB domain-containing protein 18-like isoform X1, with the protein MGITMDIKTEAITKPSHGFALLKELDLQRRTGTFCDCVIRLHMHHDQLFLAHKSVLAAFSPVFACLLPHHGSFMDLNSPLLTPQTLTFLLDYMYTGTLPPKSHEEPVIYAAFHLQMEQLQHALTCRRKENELTHTGNDQANKTRGFTEHEPLDKTLVSSSTVPCCSDQPRSSTPNNKFVPVICHLKSTGNKNLALQTLCLEQTIDKPSEANKQPQSSEILSESKHDKTENWDHDMPSVGAEKVEQPYKSCKSGQFQSSGSQNITHIHSNTDNKDQCVHRENTGSKHSSPEHDCRKSDNSDSDVEVVQSFNPSESEKHVPGIYEKKSYNTSDDNSETTSQAFSQHMTNSLKREDGLYFENSSSTDTNVISCKGHYYAPTSEEVALGEESLKSNNDCCEFSNLRKHCVNAYHGHLRYHFLPELNNSISDVTCQGPNAELNGSTDVLETIDMAEILLSTRKRLNSVSHHQSNTHRFQCSVPDCEKAFSQRGSLNRHMRSHLGIRPYSCPLCTMTFSRQYRVTEHMRVHQRSCEDPP; encoded by the exons ATGGGGATCACAATGGAT ATAAAAACTGAAGCCATAACCAAACCTTCCCACGGCTTTGCTTTACTGAAAGAGCTTGACTTGCAGCGGAGAACAGGAACattctgtgactgtgtgatacgTCTCCATATGCACCATGATCAGCTATTTTTGGCCCATAAAAGTGTCCTTGCTGCCTTCAGTCCGGTGTTTGCCTGTCTCCTTCCTCACCATGGTTCCTTCATGGACTTAAATTCCCCTCTGCTCACCCCACAAACCCTGACTTTCCTTCTGGATTACATGTACACAGGCACATTGCCCCCAAAGAGTCATGAAGAGCCAGTGATATATGCAGCTTTCCATCTGCAGATGGAGCAACTACAGCATGCACTGACCTGCAGGAGGAAAGAGaatgagctcacacacactg GTAATGATCAAGCCAACAAAACGAGAGGATTTACAGAGCATGAGCCTTTAGATAAGACTCTTGTATCTTCATCAACTGTTCCGTGCTGCTCAGACCAGCCAAGATCATCCACACCAAACAACAAGTTTGTACCAGTTATATGCCACCTCAAGTCAACGGGAAACAAAAATCTTGCACTACAAACCCTCTGTCTTGAGCAAACCATTGATAAACCCTCAGAGGCCAACAAACAACCTCAGAGCTCAGAAATTCTATCAGAGTCAAAACATGACAAGACAGAGAATTGGGATCATGACATGCCAAGTGTTGGTGCTGAGAAAGTTGAACAGCCTTATAAATCCTGCAAGAGTGGACAATTTCAATCCAGTGGCTCTCAGAACATCACACATATCCATTCAAACACTGATAATAAAGATCAGTGTGTGCATAGGGAAAACACCGGCAGTAAACATTCGTCTCCAGAACATGACTGTAGAAAAAGTGACAATAGTGATTCAGATGTGGAAGTTGTCCAGTCATTTAATCCTTCTGAATCAGAAAAACATGTGCCAGGAATTTATGAGAAAAAGTCATACAACACCAGTGATGACAACTCTGAGACCACATCTCAGGCTTTTAGTCAGCATATGACCAATAGTCTAAAAAGAGAAGACGGTTTATATTTTGAAAATTCTAGCAGTACTGACACAAATGTAATATCTTGTAAAGGCCATTATTATGCTCCAACATCAGAAGAAGTTGCACTGGGTGAAGAATCTCTAAAAAGCAATAATGATTGCtgtgaattctcaaatctgaggaAACACTGTGTAAATGCTTATCATGGACACTTAAGATACCACTTCCTCCCAGAACTAAACAATTcaataagtgacgtgacatgccAAGGGCCAAATGCGGAACTAAACGGCAGCACTGATGTTCTAGAGACAATAGACATGGCAGAGATATTACTCTCAACCAGAAAGCGACTAAATTCTGTATCCCACCATCAATCAAATACACATCGGTTCCAGTGCTCAGTGCCAGACTGTGAGAAAGCCTTCAGTCAGCGCGGCTCCTTGAATAGACACATGCGTTCACACCTGGGCATTCGTCCTTACTCCTGTCCTCTCTGCACCATGACTTTTTCCAGACAGTACAGGGTGACTGAGCACATGCGTGTCCACCAGAGGAGCTGTGAGGACCCACCTTAA
- the ddx21 gene encoding nucleolar RNA helicase 2 isoform X1, giving the protein MPSLVLTSSDNVNTMNDVNEGLDSNMEIKKKKDKAKKKISITEESAECDPPAPKKLKRQKVDTADGTVQSSPDVNGNVRKKAVKVHSGDELVNPAGEQPEQKKKKKKKAATPDNDTTEQTPSVNGTSTKSPKTPAKVNGHLTDVTPTPSSEDSSSESEKDVETPEQKEGAFSNFKISQDTIKLLQARGVTYLFDIQVKTFNSVYDGKDVVGQARTGTGKTFSFAIPLVEKLQSGADERRRGRAPKVLVLAPTRELAIQVSKDFKDITKKLSVHCFYGGSSYNPQVDAIRSGIDVLVGTPGRIKDHLQNNKLDLSQLKHVVLDEVDQMLDMGFAEQVEEILSASYKKGAESNPQTLLFSATCPPWVYDVAKKYMRSQYVHVDLIGKKSQKAATTVEHLAIACHWSQRAAVIGDVVQVYSGSHGRTIVFCETKREAHELSMNTSIKQSSQSLHGDIPQKQRELTLKGFRNGTFEVLVATNVAARGLDIPEVDLVVQCSPPKDVESYIHRSGRTGRAGRTGICICFYQRKEEDQLRYVEQKAGITFKRVGVPTANDIVKSSSKDAVRFLDSVPPTAIEHFRAAAERLIEERGAVEALAAALAHISGATSLEQRSLLNSDAGYTTLVLSCSQEMHNIGFAWRGLKEQLGEEIDDQIKRMTFLKSKTGVCFDFPADKVKEIQEKWQDGRRWQLTIATELPELEESMRNRGERGSGSRARGRGGFRSGFRGGNNRSGGRGGGGRGGGRRGGGQKRNFSQAFDY; this is encoded by the exons ATGCCATCGTTAGTTTTAACCAGCAGTGACAACGTTAACACCATGAACGACGTGAACGAGGGATTAGACTCCAATATGGAAATCAAA aaaaagaaagacaaagccaagaAGAAAATTTCCATAACCGAAGAGTCTGCTGAATGCGATCCACCAGCTCCCAAAAAGTTAAAACGACAAAAGGTGGACACAGCCGACGGGACAGTGCAGAGCTCTCCTGATGTTAACGGAAACGTCAGGAAGAAAGCAGTTAAAGTTCATTCCGGTGACGAGCTCGTGAATCCAGCAGGCGAGCAGCCAGAG cagaagaagaagaagaaaaagaaggcagCGACACCAGACAACGATACAACCGAACAAACACCATCAGTCAATGGCACAAGTACAAAATCTCCAAAGACTCCAGCGAAAGTCAACGGGCATTTGACAGATGTCACCCCGACACCATCCAGTGAAGACTCCAGCAGCGAGAGTGAAAAGGATGTG gaGACACCAGAGCAAAAAGAGGGAGCTTTCTCTAATTTCAAAATCTCACAGGACACCATCAAACTGCTCCAAG CACGGGGTGTGACGTATCTGTTTGACATTCAAGTAAAGACCTTCAACTCCGTGTACGACGGGAAGGACGTTGTCGGCCAAGCTCGTACCGGCACGGGAAAGACGTTCTCTTTTGCGATCCCGCTAGTGGAGAAACTACAGTCCGGAGCCGACGAGAGAAGAAGAGGGAGAGCGCCAAAG GTGCTGGTTCTCGCACCAACTCGAGAGCTGGCAATTCAGGTGTCTAAAGACTTCAAGGACATCACCAAGAAGCTCTCCGTTCACTGCTTCTACGGAGGAAGCTCCTACAACCCTCAAG TTGATGCCATTCGCAGCGGGATCGACGTTCTTGTCGGCACCCCAGGTCGAATAAAAGACCACCTTCAGAACAACAAACTGGATCTGTCCCAACTGAAACATGTGGTGCTGGATGAAGTGGACCAAATGCTCGATATGGGCTTTGCTGAACAAGTAGAGGAGATCCTCTCTGCTTCCTACAAAAAAG GTGCTGAAAGCAACCCTCAGACTCTGCTCTTTTCTGCCACTTGCCCTCCATGGGTTTATGACGTGGCTAAGAAATACATGCGCTCCCAGTACGTCCACGTGGACCTCATCGGCAAAAAATCTCAGAAAGCCGCCACCACAGTTGAG CACCTGGCCATAGCATGCCATTGGTCTCAGAGAGCAGCAGTGATTGGTGATGTAGTGCAGGTGTACAGCGGCAGCCACGGGCGCACCATCGTCTTCTGTGAGACCAAGAGGGAAGCACACGAGCTGTCCATGAACACCTCCATCAAACAG AGCTCACAATCTTTGCATGGAGACATTCCTCAGAAACAACGAGAGCTCACACTGAAGGGCTTCAGGAACGGCACCTTCGAGGTCTTGGTGGCCACCAACGTGGCTGCACGAGGCCTGGACATCCCAGAAGTTGATTTGGTTGTACAGTGTTCTCCTCCAAAG GACGTTGAGTCATATATTCACCGCTCTGGACGAACTGGCAGAGCTGGAAGAACTGGCATCTGCATCTGTTTTTATCAGCGCAAAGAAGAAGACCAACTGCGATACGTGGAGCAGAAGGCT GGCATTACTTTCAAGCGTGTTGGCGTCCCAACTGCGAATGACATCGTCAAATCTTCCAGTAAAGATGCAGTCAG ATTCCTGGATTCTGTACCACCTACAGCTATAGAACATTTCCGCGCTGCAGCAGAGAGGCTAATCGAAGAGCGAGGTGCGGTGGAGGCGCTCGCCGCTGCTCTAGCACACATATCAGGAGCCACAAGTCTGGAGCAGAGATCGCTCCTCAACTCAGACGCT GGCTATACCACGTTAGTGCTCAGCTGCTCTCAGGAAATGCATAACATCGGCTTTGCCTGGCGAGGGCTGAAGGAGCAGCTCGGGGAGGAGATAGACGACCAAATTAAACGCATGACCTTCCTGAAGAGTAAAACG GGGGTTTGCTTTGACTTCCCAGCTGATAAGGTGAAAGAAATCCAG GAAAAATGGCAAGACGGCCGCAGGTGGCAGCTGACCATCGCCACTGAACTTCCTGAATTGGAGGAAAGCATGCGGAACCGTGGAGAACGAGGATCTGGTTCTAGGGCCCGAGGTCGTGGTGGATTCCGCAGCGGTTTCCGTGGGGGCAACAACCGaagtggaggaagaggaggtggaggaagaggaggtggGAGAAGAGGAGGTGGTCAAAAAAGAAACTTCAGCCAGGCTTTTGACTattaa
- the ddx21 gene encoding nucleolar RNA helicase 2 isoform X2 yields MPSLVLTSSDNVNTMNDVNEGLDSNMEIKKKKDKAKKKISITEESAECDPPAPKKLKRQKVDTADGTVQSSPDVNGNVRKKAVKVHSGDELVNPAGEQPEKKKKKKKAATPDNDTTEQTPSVNGTSTKSPKTPAKVNGHLTDVTPTPSSEDSSSESEKDVETPEQKEGAFSNFKISQDTIKLLQARGVTYLFDIQVKTFNSVYDGKDVVGQARTGTGKTFSFAIPLVEKLQSGADERRRGRAPKVLVLAPTRELAIQVSKDFKDITKKLSVHCFYGGSSYNPQVDAIRSGIDVLVGTPGRIKDHLQNNKLDLSQLKHVVLDEVDQMLDMGFAEQVEEILSASYKKGAESNPQTLLFSATCPPWVYDVAKKYMRSQYVHVDLIGKKSQKAATTVEHLAIACHWSQRAAVIGDVVQVYSGSHGRTIVFCETKREAHELSMNTSIKQSSQSLHGDIPQKQRELTLKGFRNGTFEVLVATNVAARGLDIPEVDLVVQCSPPKDVESYIHRSGRTGRAGRTGICICFYQRKEEDQLRYVEQKAGITFKRVGVPTANDIVKSSSKDAVRFLDSVPPTAIEHFRAAAERLIEERGAVEALAAALAHISGATSLEQRSLLNSDAGYTTLVLSCSQEMHNIGFAWRGLKEQLGEEIDDQIKRMTFLKSKTGVCFDFPADKVKEIQEKWQDGRRWQLTIATELPELEESMRNRGERGSGSRARGRGGFRSGFRGGNNRSGGRGGGGRGGGRRGGGQKRNFSQAFDY; encoded by the exons ATGCCATCGTTAGTTTTAACCAGCAGTGACAACGTTAACACCATGAACGACGTGAACGAGGGATTAGACTCCAATATGGAAATCAAA aaaaagaaagacaaagccaagaAGAAAATTTCCATAACCGAAGAGTCTGCTGAATGCGATCCACCAGCTCCCAAAAAGTTAAAACGACAAAAGGTGGACACAGCCGACGGGACAGTGCAGAGCTCTCCTGATGTTAACGGAAACGTCAGGAAGAAAGCAGTTAAAGTTCATTCCGGTGACGAGCTCGTGAATCCAGCAGGCGAGCAGCCAGAG aagaagaagaagaaaaagaaggcagCGACACCAGACAACGATACAACCGAACAAACACCATCAGTCAATGGCACAAGTACAAAATCTCCAAAGACTCCAGCGAAAGTCAACGGGCATTTGACAGATGTCACCCCGACACCATCCAGTGAAGACTCCAGCAGCGAGAGTGAAAAGGATGTG gaGACACCAGAGCAAAAAGAGGGAGCTTTCTCTAATTTCAAAATCTCACAGGACACCATCAAACTGCTCCAAG CACGGGGTGTGACGTATCTGTTTGACATTCAAGTAAAGACCTTCAACTCCGTGTACGACGGGAAGGACGTTGTCGGCCAAGCTCGTACCGGCACGGGAAAGACGTTCTCTTTTGCGATCCCGCTAGTGGAGAAACTACAGTCCGGAGCCGACGAGAGAAGAAGAGGGAGAGCGCCAAAG GTGCTGGTTCTCGCACCAACTCGAGAGCTGGCAATTCAGGTGTCTAAAGACTTCAAGGACATCACCAAGAAGCTCTCCGTTCACTGCTTCTACGGAGGAAGCTCCTACAACCCTCAAG TTGATGCCATTCGCAGCGGGATCGACGTTCTTGTCGGCACCCCAGGTCGAATAAAAGACCACCTTCAGAACAACAAACTGGATCTGTCCCAACTGAAACATGTGGTGCTGGATGAAGTGGACCAAATGCTCGATATGGGCTTTGCTGAACAAGTAGAGGAGATCCTCTCTGCTTCCTACAAAAAAG GTGCTGAAAGCAACCCTCAGACTCTGCTCTTTTCTGCCACTTGCCCTCCATGGGTTTATGACGTGGCTAAGAAATACATGCGCTCCCAGTACGTCCACGTGGACCTCATCGGCAAAAAATCTCAGAAAGCCGCCACCACAGTTGAG CACCTGGCCATAGCATGCCATTGGTCTCAGAGAGCAGCAGTGATTGGTGATGTAGTGCAGGTGTACAGCGGCAGCCACGGGCGCACCATCGTCTTCTGTGAGACCAAGAGGGAAGCACACGAGCTGTCCATGAACACCTCCATCAAACAG AGCTCACAATCTTTGCATGGAGACATTCCTCAGAAACAACGAGAGCTCACACTGAAGGGCTTCAGGAACGGCACCTTCGAGGTCTTGGTGGCCACCAACGTGGCTGCACGAGGCCTGGACATCCCAGAAGTTGATTTGGTTGTACAGTGTTCTCCTCCAAAG GACGTTGAGTCATATATTCACCGCTCTGGACGAACTGGCAGAGCTGGAAGAACTGGCATCTGCATCTGTTTTTATCAGCGCAAAGAAGAAGACCAACTGCGATACGTGGAGCAGAAGGCT GGCATTACTTTCAAGCGTGTTGGCGTCCCAACTGCGAATGACATCGTCAAATCTTCCAGTAAAGATGCAGTCAG ATTCCTGGATTCTGTACCACCTACAGCTATAGAACATTTCCGCGCTGCAGCAGAGAGGCTAATCGAAGAGCGAGGTGCGGTGGAGGCGCTCGCCGCTGCTCTAGCACACATATCAGGAGCCACAAGTCTGGAGCAGAGATCGCTCCTCAACTCAGACGCT GGCTATACCACGTTAGTGCTCAGCTGCTCTCAGGAAATGCATAACATCGGCTTTGCCTGGCGAGGGCTGAAGGAGCAGCTCGGGGAGGAGATAGACGACCAAATTAAACGCATGACCTTCCTGAAGAGTAAAACG GGGGTTTGCTTTGACTTCCCAGCTGATAAGGTGAAAGAAATCCAG GAAAAATGGCAAGACGGCCGCAGGTGGCAGCTGACCATCGCCACTGAACTTCCTGAATTGGAGGAAAGCATGCGGAACCGTGGAGAACGAGGATCTGGTTCTAGGGCCCGAGGTCGTGGTGGATTCCGCAGCGGTTTCCGTGGGGGCAACAACCGaagtggaggaagaggaggtggaggaagaggaggtggGAGAAGAGGAGGTGGTCAAAAAAGAAACTTCAGCCAGGCTTTTGACTattaa
- the LOC113660678 gene encoding zinc finger protein 883-like isoform X2 → MHHDQLFLAHKSVLAAFSPVFACLLPHHGSFMDLNSPLLTPQTLTFLLDYMYTGTLPPKSHEEPVIYAAFHLQMEQLQHALTCRRKENELTHTGNDQANKTRGFTEHEPLDKTLVSSSTVPCCSDQPRSSTPNNKFVPVICHLKSTGNKNLALQTLCLEQTIDKPSEANKQPQSSEILSESKHDKTENWDHDMPSVGAEKVEQPYKSCKSGQFQSSGSQNITHIHSNTDNKDQCVHRENTGSKHSSPEHDCRKSDNSDSDVEVVQSFNPSESEKHVPGIYEKKSYNTSDDNSETTSQAFSQHMTNSLKREDGLYFENSSSTDTNVISCKGHYYAPTSEEVALGEESLKSNNDCCEFSNLRKHCVNAYHGHLRYHFLPELNNSISDVTCQGPNAELNGSTDVLETIDMAEILLSTRKRLNSVSHHQSNTHRFQCSVPDCEKAFSQRGSLNRHMRSHLGIRPYSCPLCTMTFSRQYRVTEHMRVHQRSCEDPP, encoded by the exons ATGCACCATGATCAGCTATTTTTGGCCCATAAAAGTGTCCTTGCTGCCTTCAGTCCGGTGTTTGCCTGTCTCCTTCCTCACCATGGTTCCTTCATGGACTTAAATTCCCCTCTGCTCACCCCACAAACCCTGACTTTCCTTCTGGATTACATGTACACAGGCACATTGCCCCCAAAGAGTCATGAAGAGCCAGTGATATATGCAGCTTTCCATCTGCAGATGGAGCAACTACAGCATGCACTGACCTGCAGGAGGAAAGAGaatgagctcacacacactg GTAATGATCAAGCCAACAAAACGAGAGGATTTACAGAGCATGAGCCTTTAGATAAGACTCTTGTATCTTCATCAACTGTTCCGTGCTGCTCAGACCAGCCAAGATCATCCACACCAAACAACAAGTTTGTACCAGTTATATGCCACCTCAAGTCAACGGGAAACAAAAATCTTGCACTACAAACCCTCTGTCTTGAGCAAACCATTGATAAACCCTCAGAGGCCAACAAACAACCTCAGAGCTCAGAAATTCTATCAGAGTCAAAACATGACAAGACAGAGAATTGGGATCATGACATGCCAAGTGTTGGTGCTGAGAAAGTTGAACAGCCTTATAAATCCTGCAAGAGTGGACAATTTCAATCCAGTGGCTCTCAGAACATCACACATATCCATTCAAACACTGATAATAAAGATCAGTGTGTGCATAGGGAAAACACCGGCAGTAAACATTCGTCTCCAGAACATGACTGTAGAAAAAGTGACAATAGTGATTCAGATGTGGAAGTTGTCCAGTCATTTAATCCTTCTGAATCAGAAAAACATGTGCCAGGAATTTATGAGAAAAAGTCATACAACACCAGTGATGACAACTCTGAGACCACATCTCAGGCTTTTAGTCAGCATATGACCAATAGTCTAAAAAGAGAAGACGGTTTATATTTTGAAAATTCTAGCAGTACTGACACAAATGTAATATCTTGTAAAGGCCATTATTATGCTCCAACATCAGAAGAAGTTGCACTGGGTGAAGAATCTCTAAAAAGCAATAATGATTGCtgtgaattctcaaatctgaggaAACACTGTGTAAATGCTTATCATGGACACTTAAGATACCACTTCCTCCCAGAACTAAACAATTcaataagtgacgtgacatgccAAGGGCCAAATGCGGAACTAAACGGCAGCACTGATGTTCTAGAGACAATAGACATGGCAGAGATATTACTCTCAACCAGAAAGCGACTAAATTCTGTATCCCACCATCAATCAAATACACATCGGTTCCAGTGCTCAGTGCCAGACTGTGAGAAAGCCTTCAGTCAGCGCGGCTCCTTGAATAGACACATGCGTTCACACCTGGGCATTCGTCCTTACTCCTGTCCTCTCTGCACCATGACTTTTTCCAGACAGTACAGGGTGACTGAGCACATGCGTGTCCACCAGAGGAGCTGTGAGGACCCACCTTAA